In one window of Kitasatospora sp. MMS16-BH015 DNA:
- a CDS encoding LysR substrate-binding domain-containing protein, with protein MDLRRLRHFVAVAEELHYGRAATRPQPGPSVPSPGLRELEAELGCRLFEPSALGLRLSPAGEVLLGEARELLEAAERARETGRRTLVVAVVAGAAPGLGRRAVRSFRRTHPEVDVHLREADLTDPTAGLRSGRVDLALTRLPFDTAGLAVHPLGTEPLVAVLAADDPLGRRPALTVAELRARPWIRLPDAADPAWRAYWAGESEGSAPAGATVPPPRSAPLPRAVAGPVVRTVPECLHAVVWQRAVGLLPAGTEATHRADGIRFVPVTDYPPSRAVLARPAAEPCTTVLAFAAAVVAAALA; from the coding sequence ATGGATCTTCGCCGCCTGCGCCACTTCGTCGCCGTGGCCGAGGAGCTGCACTACGGGCGGGCGGCCACCCGGCCGCAGCCCGGGCCGTCCGTGCCGAGCCCCGGCCTCCGGGAGCTTGAGGCGGAGCTGGGGTGCCGGCTGTTCGAGCCTTCGGCGCTGGGCCTGCGGCTGAGCCCGGCCGGTGAGGTGCTGCTCGGCGAGGCCCGGGAGCTGCTGGAGGCGGCGGAGCGGGCCCGCGAGACGGGCCGCCGCACCCTGGTGGTCGCCGTCGTGGCCGGTGCGGCCCCCGGTCTCGGCCGCCGGGCCGTCCGGTCCTTCCGCCGCACCCACCCCGAGGTCGACGTGCACCTGCGCGAGGCCGACCTCACCGACCCCACGGCCGGCCTGCGCAGCGGCCGGGTCGACCTCGCCCTCACCCGGCTGCCCTTCGACACCGCCGGCCTGGCCGTCCACCCGCTCGGCACCGAGCCCCTGGTGGCCGTCCTCGCCGCCGACGACCCGCTCGGCCGCCGCCCGGCGCTGACCGTCGCCGAGCTCCGGGCCCGCCCCTGGATACGCCTGCCCGATGCCGCCGACCCGGCCTGGCGGGCGTACTGGGCCGGAGAGTCGGAGGGCTCGGCCCCGGCCGGGGCCACCGTGCCGCCGCCCCGCTCCGCCCCCCTTCCCCGGGCCGTCGCCGGGCCGGTGGTCCGCACCGTGCCCGAGTGCCTGCACGCCGTCGTCTGGCAGCGGGCGGTCGGCCTGCTGCCGGCCGGCACCGAGGCCACCCACCGGGCCGACGGCATCCGCTTCGTCCCGGTCACCGACTACCCGCCGAGCCGCGCGGTGCTGGCCCGGCCCGCCGCCGAGCCGTGCACCACCGTGCTGGCCTTCGCCGCCGCCGTGGTGGCCGCCGCACTGGCCTGA